The Ascochyta rabiei chromosome 18, complete sequence DNA segment GAGTGTCGTTGTTGCTATTGTCGTTgttgatggtgatggtgtcCATGTTGGAGCTTCGCGCTATGCAAATGAACGCCGCCCATGCCTGCTATACCGTGATAAGAAGAAAATCAGAGTAGGGCTACCGCCACCAGAGAACACGCTGCTGGGCTCGCGAGCTCAGTGCATCTCGCGACGGCGGTGGGCGTGTGCGTGGCGCCGGGCCTTCCTGTACGCGGCGTCGACGGTGGTGTAGATGATGACCTCCTCGATGGCGATTTCGTACACGACGTTGCCCTCGGTGTAGATCTTGGTGGTGATGATGTTGCCAGAGGGATTGACGGCATCGGTGAGGCTGGGGCTGGGCGTCACGGCGGGCGCGACGGGCGCTGAGGAGGCAGGTTTGGTGGGCGCGGAGGAGGCGGGTTTGGTGGGCGCAGAGGAGGCGGGTTTGCTGGGcgcggcgacgacgaggcTGTCGGTGTTTTGGGGTCCAGGGACAGCGGTGGTCTTGACGTTGTACACGCTGATGCCGCCGCCCCACTTGTCGGTGATCTTGGAGCGGGCAGGCGCGTAGCTCTGCGTGGGGACGGGCGCAACGGAGGTGATGGAGACACCGCCGGTGGGCTTGTCGGTCGCGCCGGCCTGCAGCTCGGTAGCGTACTCAGGACCGTACTGGACGGGGACATTGCCGCAGAGGCCGTTGGAAGGACCGCCGCAGTCGTCGTTGAGCAGAGCGGTGGGGATGTCCTCGATCTTGCACTCGCCCTGCTCAGCCTCGGTCTGCAGAGATGGGGTGAAGTGCTGGCAGTCCTCTACGCGACCAGAGGGGTTTGTGCAGTCGTTCACTGCAGAGCGGAGGGTGTCGGTGTTCCATCCGTTGATGAAGTCAGCGTGGTATCCGTAGCCAGTGGGGTCGCCGTTGGACCAAACGAACTGGCCGTCCTTGCCCTTGAAAGCGTACGTGTTCCAGATGGTCTCGTAGAAGAGCGATGGGAGACGTGTCTCGTAGCCCTCAGGGCACTTGCCGCCGTCGATCAGGTTGGGATATGCGACGTGGGACTTGTGGTCGTCGGACTTGACATCCTTTCCGTTCCAGCACGAGGGGAAGAAGATCTCGGCGCGGATGCCATTGGCGCAGTTGGCGTCCAGGTAGTCCTTGTCAGGCATGAAGTGGCGGTAGCGCGAGCCCTCGGGGGCACGGTCGTAGTTGAGACAGTTGAAGCCAAGCGACTTCTGGCCAAGAGACAGCTGGCTCATGTCTTCGGCATCCCAGGCTGAGGTTGGCGGGTCAGGGACGGGGCCGCTGAAGTTGCGCAGACGAGAGTCGCCGGCGAGGACTTCAAAACCCTCCGGGAAGGGCTGGATGTCGTCGCCtaggaggaggtaataggCGAGCATGCCACCGATCTGGGGAACGACTTCGGTCTTGCCATTGGTATGGGCGAAGTGCAGGGAAGGCGTCCTACGTCGTGTTAGTGTCGTGCGGCATTGATGTAGCAGTTTGAATGTACCAGTAGGCAGACTTGTCGTCAGAGAACTGGCAGGAGGAGCAGTTGGAAGCTCGGAGATCCTCGTATGTGGTGGATTCGCCAAAGTCTGTTACTGGTGTTAGTCTCTTTCTCTAGCCTTGAAACAACCTCTGCCTCAGGCAGACTGGATACGAGCCAGGTGTAGCCAGGGATGCCCTGGGTTGTTCGTTCCCGTGCACCCCCAGAATAGCACCCCCACTCAAGCAGTGGATCGAAACAGAATTGCGGGTCGTATAAACTCACTGCTACCGCCATGGATGACGTGGCCGTGGGAGGAAGCAATTCCTGGATCAACGATGGGGTCAAGACGCAGGAAGGCAGTCCTGGAGTGGCAGGGCATGCGCCAGAAAGCCTCAGCGGAGCCAGAGAGGAGCGCCGCGGCGACAGAGAGCGTGGTCGTGGACTTCATGGTTGATATGTACGATTGTGATATCGGGAGTATGGTCGACGAAGTGCGGTCCTCGGTGGTGATTGATGTATTGAGGACGGGGTATTTCGCGCTCGCTTAGTCCGTTTGCTGCTTTCACTGTTCGAGTGTGACGAGCGGAAATCGATTGGCAGTCCAGTGAAGGATGTTCTTGGCAAATGTGACGGTGACGGTGGTAACAGTCAACGCTCAGAGTGAATGAATCCTTTCCTCAGCCGCCAGGACTTCTAATCTGTTGCCTTGTTGCTTGAATCGGTATACACAGAAAAGATTGTCGATGGTATCGATAACGAGGGTGGGTGTTGCAAGAAGTGAGTGACAGCCAAAGGCAAAAGAATGACGAGCCGCAAGGGCGAACAAAAGAAGGAAGGGGAGAGAGGGGGGAACGAACGGATAGCAGTAGGGCCCGGGTGTGTTTTCTAAGAGAAATGAAGGAATGCTCAGATCAGGGCCGTGAAACCCTAGAGAGGCCCGCTGGAGGGAGTGATCCTGTTGGCCAGGGGCACCATGCTCGACGGACGCTAGCGCGCAAACAGGAAGATGAAACATGTCAGCAAGGGAGGCCAGGCTGGCTGCAGTGAATCAGGGACGGTAGCACGCGTGCAGCCTTACGAGCCAGTCGCTGTTCAGTATGGCGGTGCGCCGCAATCTGCGGAGACGTTGAGGTTATCCAGTCCTTCAGGCACCGCTGCGCTTCACCAGGCCGTCTCTCACAGCCCAGCGCATCCTTTCATCAGATGTAACTGCAGGCAGGCTCCGAATGTTCTCGCCTGCGCACTCGGCCGGCGTGGCACAGGCAATGGAGAAGCCGACACCCGACTTGGAGCTCTCCCCGTGCGCGCAGCATCGCAATCTCCAAGAGCTCGTAAGACTCGTGGAACGGCGAGCGTCATCGGTTCCGCTTTAACGGTGCCGCAACTCGGATATAGCGCCGAGAGACCATTGTGATCAATATTCCCGTGCCTGGGTGAGCACCATGCCAACTGTGCAccatgttgatgttgatgtcgatgttgttgttgatgttgatgttcaCGTTGATGCTGATGGTGTCGTGCTGCCGATCGTTTGCCACTTTGTTTGACGAATCGGGGAGCAATGTCACTCCCACCTGATTGAGCCCTTGTTCCCGCGTCATAGCATCCTTCACGTGACCTACCGTCTGCTGTCAACGAAATTGCGCCGACGCTCTCTAAGAGGGCCTGACGACGCGGCAGCGCGGCGCTGCCCGTGCAGCACAGTAGAGCACGGCGTCCTGCGAAGCGTTGAGGCTGGTTGACGTCTGTAGCCTCGTGCGCCGCAGGCCAAGGTCGTGGCCGACAAGGTACCAATCTATCGATAGGCCTGCCGCCGTCTCCTGAATTGGAAGCACACGAGGGGTCCAGCGCCTATCACCGCCACCTCTCATGTGGAGGTGTAGCGAAGACGCTGCGTGATTGGTCTCGTACCCAACGCCTTTTACATCTCAGCTAGTCGCCGCCGCTCAGCTCAGTATTGTTTAACTCATTGCCTTGGAGGTCACAACATTGCACACGACTCCCTCCTGTGAGAATACACAGTACATAGCAGTCGCAAGCAACACCTTGTTCCTCCCCCTTGTCCGATCCCCCAGCAGCGCGATTTAATTTGCTTCCGCTCGCCCGTAGGACCCGCTGTTTATGCACAGCGGACCTGCATAGGGGATCCTGGCGCTGCTCAGGCACAAACCCGGTTTGATTGGCGGGGTGAACAGATGCAAGAAGCTTCGTATGCACATCCAATATGCAGTGCGACTTAATTTTCTTATCTAAGACTGTGCATACGATGATTTCATCACATTTAAGGCTTTGATCGATTCGCGCACTTACGAGCGCGTTTTGTTGTGCATTACCAAAGTTGTACGTGGTCTTGGTGTCGACATCACCAGCACAAAGCGTGCCTCAGGTCCAATCAGAACTTGAGACCCAAAGGAGTGGCTTGCACACGCGCGGCACGCTGTCATGTAGTACGAAAGAAGTACAGCAGACATGCATGCTAGCAACGCTTCGTGCTGTCTCACGCAGCGAGCCCCGACTCAGCGGGGCGCCTGTCACCACACCAAGTGAATCGAGCTGCCGTACAACCCCTCAGCCTTCTTAATACAGCTGCAGACACCACACGTCTTTGTTTGTCCGTTGCATTGCATATTGATAGCCTGATCAGTCTGTAACACCGTTGTACCTTGCATACGGTACACATTGACAATTCTCCTCGACGCTTCTCCCGCGCTTCCAGCGTCCACGCGTCCGAGTCCCAGCTCCCAGCCCTCACTTCCCTGCCGTCCCCTGAGCGAGCTCACAGCTTTGCCTCGTCCCTCAGTGGAACGTCCTTCCACGCTTGATCAAAACCACAGCTCCTAGTCCAATGCGGCTCACCCGCTTCTACAGAATCAATGGCCATGTGTCCTATCTTCCTCCACATATCTTCGTTGATAACGAATCCAGGCTTGTCCTCGTACGGCTGGCACGATTTCTGTCCATTAGCTAGCGCTCTGATGAGTTTGCTTGCGTGACCATCATCCTCCAGCTTGTTCACTCGTAAGATGATTTCGTCCCAGTTCGAGTTCTGTTTCGGAGTGTAGTCTGTGATTTCGGAGAGGTGGAGGGCTGGCGAATGACGCGATGTGTACATGACGATGTCGTTCCAAACTTTCCATTCCAGAAGACGACGCTTTGTCGCAGGCGTAAGAAAGTTGTTGGTGGAGGAGAGAAAGTTGGAGAAGAATACGGAGGACGTGACGCAGTGCATGTAGTAGAAGTCAAACTTGACTTGGTGAGGAGGGCGTTGGGCTGCTGCTGTGAAGTATACTGTAGATGAAATTAGCATAGGTTCTCCACGAGAGCGTTGAACCTACCTGCGGCATTGATCATTTCAGCTGTCTTCTCCTCCAAATCATCGTCCTCGCGGATTGTGTACTGGCTCGCAATGCCAACCATCTTCTCGGGCGACCTCTTCATAACCCCGTCACGGATCTTGTTTCCATCTTCCCAATGCGCAGCATTACTCAGCTCATCGTCCTTCTTCACTTCTTCGAGTAATTGCACAATTGTTTTCCTGTCCCCCTTACTTCTGTTCTTCTCAGCAGCCTGCTCAACCCCAAGAAACAGCGAGTTCATCCACTTGTCATGCACGCATGCCTGTGCTAGGCCTTCTGCAACGATAGCGGGTTGCTGGAACTCAACACCGAATCCAGTGTGGATGATCGGGTGCAAGAAGCCTGCGTACATGCGACTCAGTAAGTCCTCAGCGCGTTCGTCTCGTGCGAAGACATATTCGTTGAGCACCTCCTGCCACGTCTTCGCATCTATCTCCTTTTGAAAGAACATAAGGAAGTCATGGTAATACTGTTCCTTCCCGAGGTATGTTTTGAAGCGCTCTGGATCGTGCATGTCATCGACGATGGAATCCTTGAGGGGTTCCGGCGGTCTTTGGTAGTCGACGTTTGTATCATAACCTTGTTGGATCTCTTTCGGGGTGGCGTTAAGCGCGAAGAGTGTAAGAAGGTGATGCGCTATATGATTGTGGAAGCCGAACTTGTTGAAGAAGATGTGGTGTTTCTCATGGTTGGCTTGCAGTAGTTCGCTTGTTATCTTTGCGCTCTCTATTGTGAGGCACTTGACGTAGTACTGAGGCTGCTGAGATGCCTCGAGATGAATCCTCGATCCGGAAGCCATGCTTCTGACGGTGTTTTGTCCGAATGAGTGGTTATCGCGTGCTGTATGGCATTTGAAAGTTGAAGCGTGGAGTCTCTCAGTACGGCTTAGCCGTGCGAACATTTGCAAACGCGTATTCGTTGATGTGCGATCCTTTCGATCATCAACATGGTTGACTGCAGTTTTATAGAGCATGTGGCGATGAATGACAATGACGTGTGTGGGGAAGCTGCTTACACTTCGTTCGGTCTTTCGGCAATACGTATGACGATGTTAGTCAACCACCACACTCACACACTTATTGAATATCGACCGCAGTTTACTCACTGGATTATTAGCATGATCATCCTGGCTGACTTTCAGAAGAATAGGACTTGTGATCTGGTGCGTTGATGACTGACCAATAAGCAGCGCGCACTAGTCTCAAGTTTACCTTTTCGCAACCGCTCACCTGGCCGTGTCTCTCCCACATTCACGTGTTTAGCATCGTCAACGAATCATCAACCACCCAACGTTCTTCGATCCCAGATGCAGATAGAGGTTTGCAGCGCTGCCAATACTGCTTCCTCTTCACGTGCAGCGCAACAACCGTGACGGTACCGACGCTGTCAACAGCCTCACAGCACACGTTACCTGTACATACCTGGCCTCAACATTGAGGTTCATCCTCTCATTTTGCCACTTCGAACAAAGTGCAGAAACACTTAAGACGCCGACTTGCGGGGGTGGTGCTGGCTGGTAAAACGACGCCTGCGATTTCTGCTCCCACAACCTTGGCACTAAACGCTGCAATGCAACATACAACGGGTACGATATATGGCGCACCTTTTCCCTCACAGCCCTGAGTATAGTGAACAGATCCCGCATTTGGTGGCGGCATATCACTTGTTCCGGTGGACCCGGAAACAAGACGACAGCGCACACAGCAAGAGACGAATTTGCTGAGTTTGATCAATCCGACATTGGCAGCCAGCTTTGGAAATACTCAAGTGCATGACTCTCAGCTTGTTGAGGAACCTGCTGCagaggaagaagacgaagatgGTGATGTAGATATAGCAACCGACTCTGAAGAAGGCGAACTAGACATCCCAAAGCCGCTACCAAAAGTCCTTACGGCGGCACAAAAAAAGAAGAAATGGCGCCAGGCCCGCGTCCTGTCCAAAGGCAGGGGTTGCGTGCTCTACACTATTTCACCAGACGACGTCAAACCCCACGAATCAACTGTTACCTGGGACCGAGAACCTGAGATCTTGTGCAGCTACAACTGGTCCGGCACTAACGATGGTAGCAATACCATTTTCGTTCCCGGTGGTCCCTCTAGATGGACCCCGCAAGCCATCCCGTACACTGTCCCTGGAGACTTAGGTTTCCACCCCACAGACTACAATTATGTGCGACAGCCTCGTGACCCTTTCTCAGCCGTCTTTCACGCCATGACCCTCATGAATCCAGATTACGCGTTTAACGAAATCGACATCCTTGCTGATCGCAACAATCTACGCACACTTCTCGAATTTGTACAAGGCAAGACCGTCGGCCCATTTAGACTGGATTTGTATATGGTCTTCGGTACACTGGTGATCGTAAGACGCGAAGACGGCTTCTGGCGTCGCTCTGATGGGAAAAACTACGGCTTCAACTTCGAGAAACACTTCACTTCTCCAGCGCCAGACATGACCGACGCGACTTCACACTACCGTGCAATCAGGTACTACATGGGTCCTTTGAACGTCGTGTGTCGCTTCGAAGCAGACGCTTGTGTCGACACTGCGAACGACACATTGTCTGAATCGGAAGCCAACTCTGTTATACCGCCCGTACCAAGGGAGCCAGACCTCATGGAACGCCCACACTTCACGTACCGTGCACCCTTCCGCGTTCTGCAGAAAGGCCACTTGGTCCCTGGCTCGCAAATGCTCGAGCTGAAGACCCAAGTCGAGAAAACGCGCGAAGACGGCCAATCGCTCGTGTCCTGTCAAGACCAGCTCTGGTTCGGCCGCACTACGCACCTGTACACCGGGCGCTACGAGGCCGGCACAGGTAGGATCCTGAAGATCAAACAAGAAGACGCTACGGAGCGAGTGAAGCGCTGGGAACAGAAGAACCAGCAAGACCTTCAGAAGCTCGTTGGGCTTCTGATCACGCTGAAGAGTATGTTGATGCAGCAGCCAGGGCCGCTGAGAGCTGCGATCTTGGTGAGGGAGGATCCCAGGGGCCCCGTCACGCTGCACGAGATGCTGGACAAGCAGAATGTCGTGCAAAGACAGTTTTTCGAGCGCCATTGGATGAGGAATCTTCGGCCGAGGCAGTATGCACAGAATAGTGGGAGAGGTGGCCAGTACGGTGGCGGCAGAGGGAGAGGCCATGCTGATGCGCAAAGAGCACCGGTTAATGCGCAGAGAGCACAGTCGTATCGACCGCGGAGCCCTGTGCGAAAGTTCCTCTCGAATCCTAACTACAGGCGTTTGAATATTGATGCGCAACCGATGACTCGCCAATATGCTAGTCACGATGCGCCTCAACGAGGCACAGGGCCCCAACGTGGTAGAGGTAATGCATCGCGAAGAGGGAGGGGTAGTGTTGAACAGGGTCAAGGCTAGCAGTCTTTCTACGAATACCTCAAATCTACAGATCTCGGATGAATTCAATGCATGCATATCTCATTGTCGCTAGCCAACTGGAAGAATCAACTCTACAAGGCAATCCCACTCTACCTCAGCCACAACACAGCCATCACATCTCGAATCCACCAACCACATGCCTACCAAGAGCAGATCTACAATTGAAACCCATCTCCTTCCAGAACCTGCGTCCCCCCATTCAGCCTCACCGTTCTGCTCCTTACATTGCGCCCATCAATCTGCACCCTCAACTCATCAACCGCCAACCCACTCCCAGCGCTCACCGCGATATCATATGACTCCCGCGGCCAAAGCGTGATATAGTTCGTCTCCCAGAGCACAGGAACAACATCCCTGTCCTGCTCGTCAACGAGATTCAGCCGTACGAACACAGCGGGCACATCGGACGTATTCTCTAGTTGAATACTCTGACCCTTGCCGCGCACGACGATGGTGGCTTCGTCCATTGTCTCGAGGGCGGTGAGGTTGCTGAAGGAGGTCACGGGCGTGTGGTACCAGGTTGAGTTATCCCAGTCTAGGATGTCTGGGTTGGGGGCGAGCCAGTATACGTTTCTGCTTAGAATGTCGTTGTCGGAGGAGGAAGATCTGAGGATGAGGCGGAGCAGGACTGCTTCAGTGATGTTGTCGAGGGCTTCGATGCGTGTGGCACGGTTGCTCGTATTGGGGGTTGTGAGTGCGTTGGAGGTTTCTTCTGCGATGGTTTCGCCGGAGAGGCTGATGAGGGATACGTCTACGCTTCTTGTACTGTTGGCATCGTTGGGGAATAGGTTGCGGTTCACAAGATAGATGTCTCGAGAGTGGTAGTCGTAGACTGCGGACTCCATGTTTCCGAGTGCAGATTGAGTGCCAAAGTAGCTTCCGCCTGGATGTAGATAGTAATCGAATAAACTCCAGTGTAAGCTTGGCCAGGCATTGTTTAGCATCCAATATACCAAGCCCGTTGCAGGGCGCTCGGCACTCCAACGCGAGAGGTAGGCTTCGAACTGGGCACGCGTAGCTTCGTAGTCTGCCATTTGTGATTTGAAGATGTAGTCAGCTAGGCTTTTGGGTGAGCCATAGCGTTTGAAGAGTCCCTCGTTGTAAATTGTGCGCGTGTAGAAAGATGAAACGTTCGTACTCATGTGGTAGAGGCCTTTGTCTGGGCTTTTCCAGAGATCGTCGAGGTCAGACGACGAGAGGAATTTGGTCAAGCTGCCGTATTCGGGAGTACCAACTCCAGCACCAAGCTCAGAACCAAAGCCAAATGCTGCACCCAAGTGTGTATTGTTGCCGTTGTCAGTGTCATACCAGTAGTTTGGTGGCACCCAATCGTACGGACCAGTCATCTTCAGGCCGCCGTTACCAAGTCGAGACGGAAACCCGTTTTGTGAGGCGGACGCTATGATTGGAGTGGTCCAGTTGTAGTCTCTGAGCGTGTTCACATACAGATCAGTCGCTCTGTTGTCGGGCCAGAAATCACTTCCTACCAGAAATCCCATTACACTCGGATGGTTCTGCATCATACTTGCTTCGTGTGCCATAGACCTAGCTGCAGTCTCATAGTCTTTGTTGTCCCACTTCTCGCCAGTACCCTCCTCGTTGTAAGTCCAGCCCTCCCACTTGTCGCAGCACTCCCACCCTGGTAACAGCATAATGCCCATCTCGTCTGCCAAGTCGTACAGTTCAGGATGTTCCTGCTTGCCTTCGAGACGGACGGTGTTCATGCCCATGTCTAGGACGTACTGAAAGTGCGCACGCAGCTTCTCAAGGTCGAAGCGTAGGAAGATGTCAGATGTGTAGCCGGCACCAAGGACCTGGAAAGGATGGCCGTTGACTGAGAAAACCGTGTCGTTGTAGGGGTTGAGCCGGGAAGTTACTGTACGTATGCCAAATCTCGTTTTGGATGTTTGATCGTATACTGATGAAACGTCGGAGGCAATGTTCTTGGTTGCAGTGCATTGAACGCTGTAGAGTGGTTGATCACCCCACTGAGATGGATACCAGGTCTGGGGTGTTTTGACCTTCAGGTACAATGCTACTAAATCCGAGGCTTTGCCATCTGCCCCGAAGGAGACACGGGGTCTTCCGAGTTCTTTGCCATCTGGGTCAGTCACAGCACACTGAACTCTCCCTTCTATTCGCTTCTCGCCTAGATTCTTGACGCTAACGGAGAAGTCTACATCGCCCTCCAAGGTTGTTTTGATGCGCGGCTTATCGAGACTGACCTGGCCAGTCTTCTTAAGTTGAATATCGCGCCAAATACCTGTCCCGTTGTCGGGTGGGTAAGGATTCCAGTCAACGAATCCGAGGGCAAAGTCGCGGTTATAGTCCGTAGGATACACCTTCACAAGAAGAATGTTTGTTCCGAGTCGTAGTTTTGACGTGATATCCAGCTCAGCACCCCCATACGCTCCAGTCGTCTCACTGAAGTATTCCTTGTTGAGCCAGAAGTCCGCTCGAGATGAGATGCCATTGGTAATGAGCTGAGTCAAGGTATCGTTCTCTTCCTGATGCTCAAACTCAGCACGATAGAACCATGCAACCCGAAACTGCCTGATGTCGACGTCTTGAAGATTTTCTGAGAAGAAGAGTGAAGTATCGTTGTAAACACCATTGTCGAGTAGTGTGGACATGAGGGTGCCCTTTGAATCAATCGTATACCAGGAAGATGTATCAAGATCTGGAGCAGATAGTTTTGCAGTATTGATGCCAACATCTCGAGTTGATGCTACTTTCCAAGAAGCAATGGTTGTTGTGGACAGGCTGGAAGCTGTGGTTGCGGGAAGGCTGGCAAGACTTGTGGCAGCCCAAAGCAGCCGAGAAGACCACTGTAAGTTGATTCTGCCCATCATTGTATGTTGTTTAGAGCTTTTGATTAGATGTTAAGGTAGAGTAGAACCCAAGGCTGATATACAACTTTGCATGTTGGCGGGCCAATATGCAGTGCAACCCTGCAGCTCGTATTGCTGAAGCATTGACGCCGAAAGTAACACGAGAACGAAGGAAGGTGGAGAGGAGTAATGAGTTAGCAGGGGAGGTGCGTTTTGAGCATGCAAGGCTGTAAAGCTGAAGTTACCCCGCACACCGAATATGAATGTACAGGGAGGTTACAaggggggtgcctgaacAGAGCAGAAATACGATTTGCCACAGCCAGGGTGTTCTTCTTGTAAAAGATTACTAGATGCTCAGTGCAAGCAGCTCGTATTTCTGCTCCGTTCAGGCGCCCCTCTTGTATCAAGGTTGGCATGTTTGCGGCAGCCACTACCACTGCACAATGCAGATCTTGCGTATTAGACAAGTTCTTACGATATGACGTATCTTCCTTCCTACCGTAAGCTCACAGTCGCCAACCCCTTCTCTTCGCCAGCGCTGTTTCTTGTCTGACAGCTAAGTCGGCGATGATTTCTTCACTCCCGCCACCAACAACCTGAAATCCATCAGCGACACACAAAGCTTCATTACGTGTTCTTTGGACTTACCATCATCCTGAGATCGCGACTCATCTGCTCAATGATAGCACCAGGCCCGCCCTTCTGATATCCAGCACCGCCGAAGATCTGCTGTGCTTCACGGTTCGCCATCTCGAGGATACGGCCTCCATGTACTTTTGACAGTGCAATCTGCCCAGCAATTTCCGAGTCTTGCCAGCCCAGCGGAGACTGCTGTATGTGATAGGCAAGCTGCTCGAGCCAGGCCCAGTGGCTCTCCACATAGCGTCCAACTGTTGCGAGCTTGTGACTGATGATTTGGTTAGCAATTAAGGGCTTGCCGAATGTGTGGCGTTTGTTTGCATAGTCGAAAGATTCAGACAGGCATGTGCGAGCTTTGCGGTTGCAGCCAACTGACATAATGAATCGTTCCTTGTTGAAGTTGGTCATGATGATGCGGAAACCTTCGTTTTCCTTGCCAAGAAGGTTCTCGACGGGAACCTGGACATCGTCCAGTTCGACAAAGCTGGCACCGCCACCATTCTGCCCGCTGTTGGGTATACGTCGCCATGTGAAGCCTTTAGAGTCGACGGGAATGACGATGACCGAAATGCCGCCCATGCCCGAGCCACCTGTTCGTACGGCGGTTGTCATATGTGTCGCCGTAGGTATGCCCGTAATCCACTTCTTATAGCCATTCACCACGTAGCGCTTGCCGTCCGGCGTCTTCTTCGCGGTCGTTTGGATGTTGGCAACATCGGACTTTGTGTTCGTCAGCACAGCGAAACAATGAATGGGGGTATCACTTACACCACCACTTGGTTCGGTTATGCCCAAACAGAAGCTTGTCTCCCAGTTGAACAAGCCTGGCAGCCATTTTTGCTTCTGTTCCTCGGTGCCGTGGTGTACAATAGGGGGGACGCCAATCACGCTTCCGCCACCCAGGGCAGTACCGACGCCACCTTCGATGCGACTGCCCTCGTCTGTCGAGATTAACAGGTGGAAAACATCCAATTCTCCTACGGGTATGCCAGCAGGCCCTGGGACATCTTTCGGCCTGTATTGTTCAGGCACGTCTCCGAACGCAAAGCCGGTGCGGGCCCATTTTCTGCATTCTTCGACCGGTGCCTCACCCTTCGCCTCCCATTCCAGCATGAATGGCTTGACATTGTCGTCGATGTACGATCGTAACGCGTTGCGCAATCGTTTGTGGGATTCGTTATAGTACGGCGACGCGAGTGAAGAGTACCACGATGGTTCAGCCCAGGGACCAAGGTTCCCAAAGTTCTCTTTCTTTGCAGGCTGCTTCACGGAGGGTGCAAGTGCAGGCTTTGCTGGAGGAAACGACATGCTGTGTGTACGTGTATCTGCGAAGGCATGTCTAGAATGAGCAGGTACCGGTATAAGCAATCGTCAGTCGTAGAGGAGCTGTTGTGTTTGCCGCGGCTCGTTGGTAGCTTGACGGGCGAGTCAGGTGCGGGGTCGGTCGATTGACATGCTCGGCATGCTCGGCACGCGGGGCTCTTCAGGAGCTTTCGTCCGGGCATCGTCATGGGAAGAACGGAGAGTGGTATCAAGCAATTCCAAGTGCAGTAGTGTGTTCATAAGCCTTTTGCGGCCCTCA contains these protein-coding regions:
- a CDS encoding Exo-1,4-beta-D-glucosaminidase, with the translated sequence MSTLLDNGVYNDTSLFFSENLQDVDIRQFRVAWFYRAEFEHQEENDTLTQLITNGISSRADFWLNKEYFSETTGAYGGAELDITSKLRLGTNILLVKVYPTDYNRDFALGFVDWNPYPPDNGTGIWRDIQLKKTGQVSLDKPRIKTTLEGDVDFSVSVKNLGEKRIEGRVQCAVTDPDGKELGRPRVSFGADGKASDLVALYLKVKTPQTWYPSQWGDQPLYSVQCTATKNIASDVSSVYDQTSKTRFGIRTVTSRLNPYNDTVFSVNGHPFQVLGAGYTSDIFLRFDLEKLRAHFQYVLDMGMNTVRLEGKQEHPELYDLADEMGIMLLPGWECCDKWEGWTYNEEGTGEKWDNKDYETAARSMAHEASMMQNHPSVMGFLVGSDFWPDNRATDLYVNTLRDYNWTTPIIASASQNGFPSRLGNGGLKMTGPYDWVPPNYWYDTDNGNNTHLGAAFGFGSELGAGVGTPEYGSLTKFLSSSDLDDLWKSPDKGLYHMSTNVSSFYTRTIYNEGLFKRYGSPKSLADYIFKSQMADYEATRAQFEAYLSRWSAERPATGLVYWMLNNAWPSLHWSLFDYYLHPGGSYFGTQSALGNMESAVYDYHSRDIYLVNRNLFPNDANSTRSVDVSLISLSGETIAEETSNALTTPNTSNRATRIEALDNITEAVLLRLILRSSSSDNDILSRNVYWLAPNPDILDWDNSTWYHTPVTSFSNLTALETMDEATIVVRGKGQSIQLENTSDVPAVFVRLNLVDEQDRDVVPVLWETNYITLWPRESYDIAVSAGSGLAVDELRVQIDGRNVRSRTVRLNGGTQVLEGDGFQL